The genomic window ATTATgcaacatgtaaacacagtataaactgaaatgataaaGGTCTTAAAACTCGATTTTGACATATGGACCCACTCTACTAGATAGGGCCAAATCATAAGGTAACAATGCAGGAACCTCCAGTTAATGTTGTACGTTAGTAGTGCAAATTCCCTTAAAAATCTGCAGTTACAGTAGTCAAATTACTAAAAATCAATTGACACATTATGGGACCTTTGGGCCCCTAGAGTCTGGGGTCCTAGGGTTGTTGGCCACTTTGcctggttggtaatccagcccTACTGTTTTAGTTTTGAGCAGAGATTTAATAAGCTCTGGATGTGACTGAATTTTAtgcaatgtatttaaaatgtatgttatgttatgttatgttgttgtcTTGATTTAATAAgaagaataacaataataataatacatttaatttgtaccgcacttttcattcatagtgaatctcaaagtgctacagcattaaaaaaaaaaaacatacaacacacaacataaagaaaataggagttaagatgaaaaaaccTTTCTAGAAAGGTTTTAAGGCATTTTTTTaagagtctagggtctgtgctgccctcagatggttaggaaggctcTTCCACTAGCgtgctgcagcagagcagaaggctcgatCCCCCATGGTACAGAGCTTGGTAGGCTACTGTGGGACCGGgggagcaagctgctggcagatctgagggtgtgggtggaggtttgtggtatcAGTTCCTGCATAGAGTCTAAGCCTCCCCAAAATGATCGTGGAAATATTATGCTGAAGCTTTTTGTGAATTACTTGGTTTGCTGATAGCTAACAGGTTATTTTGGTGACAGAGAGAGCGAGCAAGTGTGGCGCATAGGAAATTGCCACTGATTTAAATATGTTATtctttttatatgtataaaactttattttgaatGTTAAAAGAATTTGTTTTGCCTGTCTGTGGCAAGCGCAGCACGCACGGTGCACAGGAACAAAGAGGTGAGGGGTTTATTCAGATGAAGCAGTACAAAGCGAGCTGTTGGTGTTGCTGTGCTGAGAATAGATGTCTCAGAACCACGTCTGTGTCTGAAACACTGTCACTCCGCTGACACttcagtgattttatcaacaagagcaaACTATATTCTTTCATCAAATGCACAGAAATAACggaataataatatataatacaaataaagtaaatttaATCAAACATTCTCCAGCCTAATcgacataaaaaatataaagtataatgtggttaaagcagtaAAGAAGTCTGCATTGATTTATACATTAATATGATTGATTCTGACAGTATCAGTTGCTTCATACTGTATggaaagcttctccttcaggtCGTTAAATCCTTGCAGCACCTGAGGGCAGCAGGACGCGTATGTTAATTAATCTGCAGCTCTGTACACTTCAGACAGACTCAGCATTCTGCCTTTTATGCGGGAGACATCGGATTACCCGAACTCTTTAATCATGAAACTTCTTTCCAactttgtttgcagtttttcagcagttcatattttattcttgaaatgCCTTACAATACTAATACTGTTGCATCTTCTGTTGCGATATGATGTGACGATTTACAACATGAGAGTAGAATTAAGACTGAAAAAGCATTAAATGATGCGATAAACCGCTTCATCAAAGTACttacaaaaaatatatctttCTTTAATGAATTgttaaaaaagcagcaacatgtTATGTATTCACATGGTACTGTCCATTCCCCTATTGCCGACTTTTAGCCTCTCCAAGCATGATTCTGGCGCCGTCCATGAGTTCCTAGGGAGGCGCATGTccattgatggatttgtatgtgagtagcagggCTTTGTAGTCAATCATGAAGGAGACAGGGAACCAgtgcaaagaaaacagaacTGGTGTTATGTGTTCGTGTTTtcgcactctcatcaggatTCCTGCAGCGCTGCTGTGAATGCACTGGAGCATTTagatgctcctgccagggatccctaTGAGGAGCGCATTGCAGTGTGGAGGAGATACAGGCAAGTTGTCAGAGGGccagaacaagaacaagaagtTGTAGCCTCCAAACTAAGTCAcaacttttctttatttaaattaattagtTTATTAAACGAgtgttcttttctcttctcttctcttctcttctcttctcttctcttctcttctcttctcttctcttctcttctcttctcttctcttctcttttagTTGATCTCGAAAGAACGTAGGAAATTTTTGGTCCATTGGACTTACCGTAGTGTCCTAGCTGTCGTGACGTCAAGGCCTGGCTTATATAGAAAAGGCTTCCTAACTTTCACGTTGTTGTGGACAGTTCTTCGTAACTATCGCGCAAAAATCTTCCCAGCTATCAGGTAGGTGAGTTTACATCATAAATTGGTGGATTTTCTGAGTGTCATTATCTGAAGAGTGTTATTTTTCGGTGAAAACGCCACGAGAGagcctgttgttgttgttaacagGGCTGAGCTAGCAGCATGACATTGTTTTTAATCTATCACTCGACTGTTAGCgatgtactgtacatgctaAAACAcgagttataataataacattataaaAAACACCTATGCCGAGAAATCCTCTCAACCTGTTACAGAAGctgaatattgaatatttgcTATTACTCATGTGTTCATAACCTTACAGTCCAGGGTCAATAGGCTTTGGCATGGTACATGTGACATTTGAGGcagatgttttgtttacttttggtTTTAGTTTGTTATTCATGGTTTGTGCACCTTAGTTGCAATACAGAAAATGGGAAAGAGATGTTTTTTGGCAGCAATTTGTAGATTACTAGATTAATAAATGGTCTTAATTGGCCGACTCCTTTTTATGTTCAACAGCtgtattaatttaaaacaagtgAGGTTACTTCCTTTTCTCGACCAAACAAATTCCTAAAGAGGTTTACTCTATAGGTAGACACATCGGTTGTTAATGCAGCCCTACAGGAAACCGCATCCGGCTTCCTCATATGTAAACGTGGCTCACTGCAATAACTTCGTAGCTTTACATTCGTAGCATTTTAGAGATTAGTCAACACTTGAGCTCGAGGTGTCACAGgtttatattttaacatttttacatagTTTGTCTTGGCTGCATTCATGCCACATACAGGCAGATTTCCAAAACAATGTCAATAGACTAGAAAAGAAAATTATGGTATGTGAGCTTTTCTGTTatatagtttatagtttatttagtttgttACATAGTTTACAGACATAGCTGACTATACTGAGCCTACATCTTTTGTTGAGATGCAACGAGTTTAAAGAAGACGGTCATTTTTGCCAGAATGTAAACTaatgcaggtgtgttttcagtCGCATATCTTGACTGTGGTTCTCATCATTATCAACACAGCTGGACTAAAAACTTCCTGTTGAAGAGCCTGAACAAAGAGAACCATGCTGCGCTGCAGGAGGTGTCGGAAGGGCGTCATAGATGGGGCATGTTTGGCGACGGTGGGTGAAAATTCTTTTGCGTGTATCTATTTAGCTATCTTGCTTGAATATTTTTTGGCTTTGGActgtttgaacaaaacaaaacatttgaagatttCACCTTAGACTCTGGgaaattttgatgttttgttcaCTATCATCTGACACTTAAGACTAGATTAGattatttaacaatgaaaacaataattagTTTCAGCCCTGATAACAGCTAATAGTCTACAAAGTTGTAAAGGGACATCAGTGTTGGAAAAAAGATAACAGCCTGTGTTTCAGTCATCAAAAATATGTCTGGCTATCAGCGTCAGAGAAACTGGGTCTGGTGGGAACTGTCCTGGTTGATTGTGTGTCTTTTATGACGAGGCAGGTTGAGGCCACGGATGAAAGCTCAGCTGCTGTCTGCAGCATTTGGCATGTGAATGTTGACACGTTGCCAGAATGGATACTGACCTCTGTTCAACAGGTACAGTAAGTGTGTCAGTTTAGGAATGACGTGTGTGCAGTGTTAAGTGATTGATTTAACTTCTAAATTTATCTtgttcagtatgaacatttTAGTTTATGATAATCAAACAGTTTTGGACTTCTCacatgtgaagatttgctgtaaAATGTGATTGGCATTTCTCACATTcacatttcctgacattttattgacaaaatagtaaatagattaattgataagtgAAATActaattagttgcagccctacattttATCATGCAAAAAATCAATGgatttgactttttattatgTGAAAAACAGTAGATTTCATGATATTGTTGTGATTTCTAAACCTCTGCTTTCTGTTCAGGCACAGTGGACTGTAGGAAAACTGAACTGCCAGAACTGCAGAGCTCGTTTGGGCGGCTTCAACTTCATCAACCGTAGTGAGTGTCCCTGTGGGCAGGACGCCACCATCCACCTCAACAAAAGCCGCGTGGACCGTGACCACAAACACTACTTCCTCATTGTGCAGCCGAGGAGGACGAGACCTGAGAGGAGACACGCTGGTTTGCTGACAGATGGCTCTCAGAATAAAGAGGAGAGGCCTGAATTTAGCAGAACTGCACTGGACAGCTTACAGCTCAACTGTGCTGCCGTCATGTCCCACATTCACCCCGCAGAGGCCTCGACTTCACTGACTGACAGTGAAAACAGCCAGTCGTTTTCTTTCAGTCCTCTTTACTGCATCTCTCATAGGAGACGCCGCAGTTTGGAGGATGATTCCGCCATCAGGTCTTCATGTTTTTGCCCTGCAGGACGTTCGTACAGGTCTGCTGCTGAGATGACGAGAGCAGGGTCAGATGAGCTTACACGGACACCTGTCTCATATCCCATAAGTCAGCAGTTTGACACAGGTGGTGCTTCATTCAACGCTGTCGCCTGCCGTTCTTCTGTTTCTGGAGGGAGAGTGGCGCCTCTGGATCAACAGCTGCTGCAAACTGTGGAGGATGACGAGCCCTCTGCAGAGACCACAGCTGTCCATGAGGAGGTTTCTGATTCAGGCCTGCTCCTCAGAGGAAGAACCATCTCTGACAGTGCAGccgaggaagaagaggaggcggTGGTAGGTTGCTGCTCTTTAcagtgaatttttaaaaatctgcattaaTTAGGAGCGTAGCCAATGATCAGtgtaatacattatgttattCCATTATAGTAATATTATTCCaaagtttctttctgtttttaaattggATTTCACATAACATATAGTGACAGCCAAAGGTTCATTTGCAGCATCTGGAAAAAGTTtacaaaactgaaagaaaaccaacaactcagcagcagcaaaacCGTAATGTTTTCTTGCAGAAGTGGGCCATCTCGCCTGAAACAAAGGCTAACTctgtttacagtgtaaaaaatgtataaacttttatgaaataaaactttaatctTCAGGGAAACTGAGCAGAGGAACTACTTCTCACATTAAATGCCATTTTTAATGAGTGTGACATTTGTTTACTAACTGATCATAAGACAAGATTCATTCAGATCTGGGTGACTTTTCAACATGACTAAATCATTTCCTACAGGAGACCCTGATGTTCctaaagataaaaaatacataaataaaataataggCATGTTACACTGGCACAAAAGAGATGACAACTCAAAGGGTCCCTTTTTTGTGGCCTGCATCAGTTGCACCTCTGAGCATTATaacatatgaaaaaataaaataaaaagaaggaacccaaatatatttaaaaaaattagaacaaaaatgatcaaaaatctgtttatttcttGTTGAGGTGTCTTGAAAAGTAACGTCCTGGTTCCCATGAAATGTGCTGTGGATATTCAtaatccccagaggatgaatcttgaTGTTTTTATACTGACCTAACTCGTAGTAACCTTTTTCTATAGCGCCAAATTTTCTTTCTACACAAGAAATGTCCAAATCTAATGTCCACcttgccatgaaatttacagATCACATTGATGCCCCTTTAGACTTTAATTACCTCATGACCTTTCCTCTATCACCAGCCTCAggacaacatttacattttttatctcCACCTCTGGATAAGAATATCCAGTAGTAGAATATCCAATGACTAAGAATagttaaatcatcagtatgCTTATTTGTTCTGTCAAACATGTTTGTATTGTGAGGTGTaatgaacactgcagcctgtaggGGAGGTTAGCAGGACTTTAGACTGTAGTTTTCTGTTAATGTTAACCTTGTCTTGTGGTAAATGACTGATACCTGCTGCgggatcatttgtgtttattcgccCCAAACAGCCAGCAAGCAACAGCAGGCACCGACTAGTCCCCATCCAGAAAATGAGAGCCAACATAGTGATGTTACTGAAGCTCAGCCTGCCAGCCATCATGACTGCTCAGTCCTCCTGCTAACAACAGTCATACTGACACTTATGTGTAAACACTGAGAGATACATTATCAGCTTCTCTCTGTTAGTTTTGCTGTGATAAACTGCATGAATCCGTCATACAAAACTCCCC from Thunnus maccoyii chromosome 19, fThuMac1.1, whole genome shotgun sequence includes these protein-coding regions:
- the rnf180b gene encoding E3 ubiquitin-protein ligase RNF180; translation: MLRCRRCRKGVIDGACLATVEATDESSAAVCSIWHVNVDTLPEWILTSVQQAQWTVGKLNCQNCRARLGGFNFINRSECPCGQDATIHLNKSRVDRDHKHYFLIVQPRRTRPERRHAGLLTDGSQNKEERPEFSRTALDSLQLNCAAVMSHIHPAEASTSLTDSENSQSFSFSPLYCISHRRRRSLEDDSAIRSSCFCPAGRSYRSAAEMTRAGSDELTRTPVSYPISQQFDTGGASFNAVACRSSVSGGRVAPLDQQLLQTVEDDEPSAETTAVHEEVSDSGLLLRGRTISDSAAEEEEEAVPQASLASPVSNRLSKREKNRLKSLRRKQRRRERWLHSQLEQEQAGSVSGLLWDSEEEDREGLTCAVCLDVYFSPYSCQPCSHVFCEPCLRTLARNRPTNTPCPLCRTLISHTNFHKELNQTAKTFFPKVYYARKQHFQNASCVKWPLPSCRKRFSTFWGYQRQAANAQRRWHFAHAGFTLDALDLADMRDWLFDIGLVIVYIHSVNWILAFLFLCFVLYYFYC